The genomic DNA GATGAACGAAAAGCAGCAGCGGACCTTCGAGGAACGCCGCGAGCTGGACTTCTCGTTCGCGCTGGGCGAGAAGGCCCGCTTCCGCGTGAACGCCTTCATGCAGCGCGGCAACGTGGGCGGCGTGCTGCGACTGATTCCCACCAAGATCAAGAGCGCCCAGGAGATGGGCCTGCCGCAGAACGTCATCGACATCGCCAACGCGCCGCGCGGCCTGGTGCTCGTGACCGGCCCGACCGGCTCCGGGAAATCCACCACGCTGGCGGCCATGATCGACTACATCAACACCACCAAGAAGCTGCACATCATGACCATCGAGGACCCCATCGAGTTCATGCACACGCACAAGCAGTGCATCATCAACCAGCGTGAGGTCGGGGCGGACACCATGAGCTTCAACGACGCCCTGCGCGCCGTGCTGCGTCAGGCACCCGACGTGATCCTGGTCGGCGAAATGCGTGACTATGAGACCATCAAGGCCGCCGTGACCGCCGCCGAGACCGGGCACCTGGTGATGGGCACCCTGCACACCAACAGCGCGCCGGAATCCATCGACCGTATCGTGGACGTGTTCCCGGAAGAGCAGCAGGAGCAGATCCGCGTGCAGCTGGCGAACAACCTCGTGGCGGTCATGACGCAGCAGCTGCTGCCGCGCCTGGACGGGCAGGGCCGCATCCTGGCGTACGAGCTGCTGATCGCCAATCCGGCCGTGCGGGCCCTGATCCGCGAGGGCAAGACCTTCCAGATCACGTCGGTCATGCAGACCGGCGCGCGCGAGGGCATGGTCACCATGGACGCCTTCCTGGCGAACCTGTACCGCCGCCGCATCATCTCCTTCGACGTGGGGGTGGAGCGCGCCGTGGACAGCAAGGAGTTCGCGCGGCTCGCCAACGACCCCACGGTCGGCGCGGCCGGCGGCAGCGCCGCGGCGCCCGCCGGGTACGGCAGCGCGCCGGTGGCGGGCTTCGCGCCGGTGACGACACCGGCGACCGGGGGGTACGGGGGCCGCGCGGATGCAGGCGTGGGCCGCGGCGCGGATGTGGGCCGGGGCTCGGCGTCCACCAGCACGCCCGAGATGGGCGGCGGCAGCGGAGGTTACGGCCGCCGCTGAGGGCAGACGCGGCTCAGGGGCGCGGGTGCCCGTCCCGCGCCAGCAGTTCGGAGAGGGCGTTCGCGTCCAGGCCCCCTTCGGGCAGCACCCGGCCGTTCTCGCGCAGCAGGTAGGCGGTCAGGTCCAGCACCTCCTGCGGGGTCAGGCTGCCCCGCAGTCCGTCCGGCATGGTGTCGCGGATCAGGTCGTGCAGGCCCAGGGGCGGCATGGACGCGAACGCCGCCTCGAAACTCTCGCCGCGCAGGCTGGGGCCGCTCAGGCCCTCGAGGCGGTCGCCGTGGCACATGGCGCAGGCCAGGACGTACAGCGTCTCGCCGCGCACCTGCTGCGCCTGGGCAGGCGTGGGGGGCGTGGCGGGCGCGCCGGTCGTCACGCCGGCCAGGGTCAGCAGGGACAGGGTCAGCAGGGCCAGCGGAAGGCGCGCGGTGGTGGGCAGGAACACGTCCGGCACTGTACCGTGTCGCGGCAGGTGGCCCGCGCTCCGGCGTGCGGACTTGCACCGGGTCAAGACCGCGCGCCGCGGCCGGACGATGTATACAATCCGGCCTTGTCCCTGTAGGCTGGACGTGTGCTCTCCCTTCAGAAAGCGGCCAACATTCTGGGTGCTTTCAGCGCCGAACAGCCCG from Deinococcus depolymerans includes the following:
- a CDS encoding type IV pilus twitching motility protein PilT; protein product: MTQPAADITDILRFAAEKGASDVILTVGLAPQFKLQGVYDSQGFTELAATETRKLMYSMMNEKQQRTFEERRELDFSFALGEKARFRVNAFMQRGNVGGVLRLIPTKIKSAQEMGLPQNVIDIANAPRGLVLVTGPTGSGKSTTLAAMIDYINTTKKLHIMTIEDPIEFMHTHKQCIINQREVGADTMSFNDALRAVLRQAPDVILVGEMRDYETIKAAVTAAETGHLVMGTLHTNSAPESIDRIVDVFPEEQQEQIRVQLANNLVAVMTQQLLPRLDGQGRILAYELLIANPAVRALIREGKTFQITSVMQTGAREGMVTMDAFLANLYRRRIISFDVGVERAVDSKEFARLANDPTVGAAGGSAAAPAGYGSAPVAGFAPVTTPATGGYGGRADAGVGRGADVGRGSASTSTPEMGGGSGGYGRR
- a CDS encoding cytochrome c, which codes for MFLPTTARLPLALLTLSLLTLAGVTTGAPATPPTPAQAQQVRGETLYVLACAMCHGDRLEGLSGPSLRGESFEAAFASMPPLGLHDLIRDTMPDGLRGSLTPQEVLDLTAYLLRENGRVLPEGGLDANALSELLARDGHPRP